One Bacteroidota bacterium genomic region harbors:
- a CDS encoding SpoIIE family protein phosphatase — protein MNLLPVKPSLAIKFFIWVSIIPTLAGQIFKIQHWPGASMLMLFGTFVFAFFYLPLFVTENWKTKESSITKSILIFQSLVIFIFAIGFLFKIQHWPGAGLFYYFNNFLLLFIVLPYAFYHFIKAQKGSLDRTNNLFLLIYFFSHCTSALINSGSGKINIDSVLQQGVNSETAFKTAYSRNKQLYATLNSGTSDKNSEIFIKANKLKTLTDSTVIHIKELKSSLVVATDNIPKVQADTLSSINIVNKVNYDVPTFLMIGNEYNVRKDRFSAYKLKSVINNFRDSLISLVQEQNRAIIKEGLNLSTDNYADENGEPISWEMTNFNHMPLLYVFNTLTNIQYEAKNAEYQALTDIINSGNKELNTALFSQIAQLNSKYDAVKKQEEISKLQSENDKGMQLLNAKDSELSNTRQAVVLFVLIILVFIVLVFFVIRSNYLRRQANKTLQRQKEIIELQKSEVENQKTLVEEKQKEIIESITYAKHLQEAILPPAEFINKYLPDNFVVYKPKDIVAGDFYWAEKINDLFFIAAADSTGHGVPGAMVSVVCSNALNRTVKEFNLIETGKILDKTRELVLETFEKSTSEVKDGMDISLLCIDLKNQQVYWSGANNPLWYMQDDSLIEIKPDKQPIGKTVYPTPFTTHKIEYRKNTSFYLITDGFADQFGGEKGKKYMYKQLKENLTTLYNLPMQTQKEKLEKEFQDWKGNIEQVDDVTIIGVKI, from the coding sequence ATGAACCTGCTTCCGGTCAAACCATCCTTAGCAATAAAATTTTTTATCTGGGTTTCAATTATTCCCACTTTGGCAGGACAGATTTTTAAAATTCAACATTGGCCTGGAGCCAGTATGTTAATGCTCTTCGGCACTTTTGTTTTTGCTTTTTTTTATTTACCTCTTTTTGTAACTGAAAACTGGAAAACAAAAGAGAGTAGCATAACAAAATCGATCTTGATTTTTCAATCTTTAGTTATTTTCATTTTTGCAATTGGATTTTTATTTAAGATTCAGCATTGGCCAGGTGCAGGATTATTCTATTACTTTAATAATTTTCTTCTTTTATTCATTGTACTTCCCTATGCATTTTATCACTTTATAAAAGCCCAAAAAGGAAGTTTGGATAGAACTAACAACCTCTTTTTATTAATTTATTTTTTTAGCCATTGTACAAGCGCCTTAATTAACTCTGGCAGCGGAAAAATAAATATTGATAGCGTGCTCCAGCAAGGAGTGAACAGTGAAACTGCTTTCAAAACAGCTTATTCAAGAAACAAACAATTATACGCCACATTAAACAGCGGTACATCAGATAAAAATTCCGAAATATTTATTAAAGCAAATAAATTAAAAACCCTGACTGACTCAACGGTAATTCACATCAAGGAATTAAAATCTTCGTTAGTTGTTGCAACAGACAATATTCCAAAAGTTCAGGCAGATACATTATCTTCAATAAATATTGTAAACAAAGTTAATTATGACGTGCCAACTTTTCTGATGATAGGCAATGAATACAATGTAAGGAAAGACAGGTTTTCAGCATATAAATTAAAATCAGTAATTAATAATTTCAGGGATTCACTAATTAGTTTGGTACAGGAACAAAACCGAGCCATTATAAAAGAAGGTCTTAATTTAAGTACAGATAATTATGCAGATGAAAATGGTGAGCCGATTAGTTGGGAGATGACAAATTTCAATCATATGCCTTTGTTATATGTATTTAATACTTTAACAAATATTCAATACGAAGCAAAAAATGCCGAATACCAAGCCCTGACGGATATTATTAATTCCGGCAATAAAGAACTGAACACAGCGCTCTTTAGTCAAATTGCCCAACTCAACTCAAAATATGATGCTGTAAAAAAGCAAGAAGAAATTTCTAAGCTGCAAAGTGAGAATGACAAGGGCATGCAGTTATTGAATGCAAAGGATTCGGAGTTGAGTAATACAAGACAAGCAGTCGTTCTCTTTGTGCTCATCATTTTAGTTTTTATTGTTCTGGTCTTTTTTGTTATCCGAAGTAATTATCTGAGAAGGCAGGCAAATAAAACATTGCAACGGCAAAAAGAAATTATTGAATTGCAAAAATCAGAAGTTGAAAACCAGAAAACATTAGTGGAAGAAAAACAAAAAGAGATCATTGAAAGTATTACTTACGCCAAACACCTGCAGGAAGCCATTCTGCCTCCGGCAGAATTCATAAATAAATATTTGCCGGATAATTTTGTTGTTTACAAACCCAAAGATATTGTTGCCGGTGATTTTTATTGGGCAGAGAAAATTAATGATTTATTTTTTATAGCTGCTGCTGACAGCACCGGCCACGGTGTGCCAGGAGCTATGGTTTCTGTTGTTTGCAGCAATGCCTTAAACAGAACCGTTAAAGAATTTAATTTAATTGAAACAGGGAAAATACTCGACAAAACAAGAGAATTAGTTTTAGAAACATTTGAAAAAAGTACAAGCGAAGTAAAAGATGGTATGGATATATCACTTTTATGTATCGACTTGAAAAATCAACAAGTGTATTGGAGCGGTGCAAACAATCCACTCTGGTATATGCAGGATGATTCATTAATAGAGATTAAACCTGACAAACAACCGATTGGTAAAACTGTATATCCAACACCTTTTACAACACATAAAATAGAGTATAGAAAAAATACTTCCTTTTACCTGATTACGGATGGTTTTGCTGATCAATTTGGTGGTGAAAAAGGCAAAAAGTACATGTATAAGCAACTCAAAGAAAATCTGACAACACTTTATAATCTTCCAATGCAAACTCAAAAAGAAAAATTAGAAAAAGAATTTCAAGATTGGAAAGGAAATATAGAACAGGTAGACGATGTGACAATTATTGGAGTAAAAATATAA
- a CDS encoding DUF1697 domain-containing protein, whose amino-acid sequence MAATHYLALLRGVNVGGNNIIKMSDLKACFENMGFTDVATYIQSGNVLFQSDEKEKTKLTNKIEKVLSEKFHYRSRIVVVSHKQLKKVVDEAPRRFGKDADNYRYDVIFLKEPLSPNEAMKNVSAKEGVDTACAGKYVLYFSRLISKASQSRLIKIITLPVYQNMTIRNWNTTTKLLELMEKEATVSHFQK is encoded by the coding sequence ATGGCAGCAACACACTACCTTGCATTGTTACGTGGCGTAAATGTTGGTGGTAACAACATTATCAAAATGTCTGATTTGAAAGCTTGTTTTGAAAACATGGGCTTTACCGATGTTGCAACCTACATTCAAAGCGGCAATGTTTTGTTTCAATCCGATGAAAAGGAAAAAACTAAACTGACAAATAAAATCGAGAAGGTGCTGTCTGAAAAATTTCATTATAGGTCGCGTATTGTTGTCGTTTCACATAAACAACTTAAAAAAGTTGTAGATGAAGCGCCACGGAGATTTGGTAAAGATGCTGACAACTACAGATACGATGTTATTTTTTTAAAAGAGCCTCTTAGCCCAAACGAAGCAATGAAAAATGTCAGCGCAAAAGAGGGCGTTGATACTGCTTGTGCAGGGAAATATGTTCTTTACTTTTCCCGGCTTATAAGCAAAGCATCGCAAAGCCGCTTAATTAAAATCATCACACTTCCTGTGTATCAGAATATGACTATACGCAATTGGAACACCACCACCAAGCTGCTTGAACTGATGGAAAAAGAAGCAACAGTTTCTCACTTTCAAAAATGA
- a CDS encoding M13 family metallopeptidase, whose protein sequence is MKHIQFISLLFAGIIFYSCGNNNPSSDEKKIKDPLIEHIDSGINASKDFYLFANGKWFKQNPIPASETGNGIFLIVNDSVNNVLKLICESNAKETNLPKGSNKQKIGDFFFSGMDSVTIEKLGMSPLDEEMKRIESVKTKDDVLASIASLNSIAVSPLFRFGVTRDDKISSKYAARIVQGGLGLPDRDYYLNTDERTKNIRESYTKHVSNIFKLMGDNATDADVHCKSILTLETSLAKASRTIEALRDPYKNYNKMTIAEMNKLCPSVNWKQMMAGLGIKNIDTLIAGQPEFFKQVDVSLKTVSIDEWKTYLKWNLIRAYAPYLSKNFDDENFNFYNRILSGQKEQKPRWKRVVEETENDLEQILSQEYVANYLPKETKEKFIELANNLMEVYAEHIKKLDWMGDTTKQKALYKLSKVTMKLGWPDKWKDFSSLEIDRNAYCMNVMRTAEWHYNYNVNHFGKPVDRTEWQMTPETYNAYYEPTNNEICIPGCNIIVPGFDSIPDDAVIYAVIAGSTFGHEITHGFDDEGRQYDAEGNLKGWWTKEDSAKFAKRANLLASQYSAYTVLDSLHVRGEATLGENIADLGGAIMGFEAFKKTEQYKQNKIINGLTPAQRYFLAFAYSWMFQRTDEALANQIMTNVHSPSQFRVDGPLSNIKEFYEAFNIKAGDGMYRDDSVRVVIW, encoded by the coding sequence ATGAAACACATCCAATTCATTTCTCTTTTGTTTGCTGGAATTATTTTTTATTCCTGCGGAAATAATAATCCGTCATCTGACGAAAAAAAAATCAAAGACCCGCTCATTGAGCATATAGATTCAGGCATTAACGCCAGCAAAGATTTTTATCTTTTCGCTAACGGAAAATGGTTTAAGCAGAATCCGATTCCGGCTTCAGAAACAGGTAATGGTATTTTTCTGATTGTGAACGACAGCGTAAACAATGTTCTGAAATTAATCTGTGAATCAAACGCTAAAGAAACAAATCTACCGAAGGGAAGCAATAAACAGAAGATAGGTGATTTCTTTTTTTCGGGAATGGATTCCGTGACAATTGAAAAACTAGGAATGAGTCCGCTGGATGAGGAGATGAAAAGAATTGAATCAGTAAAAACAAAAGATGATGTGCTGGCTTCTATCGCAAGTCTCAACTCGATTGCTGTTTCACCACTGTTCAGATTCGGTGTCACACGTGATGATAAAATCAGTTCGAAGTATGCGGCACGCATAGTTCAGGGTGGATTAGGACTGCCCGATCGTGATTATTATTTAAATACTGATGAGCGAACAAAAAATATCAGGGAATCCTATACGAAGCACGTTTCAAATATATTTAAGCTGATGGGCGATAATGCCACAGATGCGGATGTTCACTGCAAAAGCATTTTAACTTTAGAAACTTCCTTAGCAAAAGCAAGCCGTACCATTGAAGCTCTTCGTGACCCTTATAAAAATTATAACAAGATGACGATTGCAGAGATGAACAAGCTTTGCCCTTCTGTAAATTGGAAGCAAATGATGGCTGGGCTTGGAATAAAAAATATTGATACTCTTATTGCCGGTCAGCCCGAGTTTTTCAAGCAAGTGGATGTTTCGCTGAAAACTGTAAGTATTGACGAATGGAAAACTTATTTGAAATGGAACCTCATCCGCGCCTATGCACCGTACTTAAGTAAAAATTTTGATGACGAAAATTTTAATTTCTATAACCGTATTTTATCCGGACAGAAAGAGCAAAAGCCAAGATGGAAAAGAGTAGTCGAGGAAACAGAAAATGATCTAGAACAGATTCTGAGCCAGGAATACGTTGCAAATTATTTGCCCAAAGAAACCAAAGAAAAATTCATTGAACTTGCGAATAACCTTATGGAAGTGTATGCGGAGCATATAAAAAAACTGGATTGGATGGGCGACACCACCAAACAAAAAGCGCTGTACAAGTTAAGCAAAGTCACCATGAAACTCGGCTGGCCCGATAAGTGGAAGGATTTTTCCTCGCTGGAAATTGACCGTAATGCGTATTGCATGAATGTGATGCGAACTGCTGAATGGCATTATAATTATAACGTCAATCATTTTGGAAAACCGGTTGACCGCACCGAATGGCAAATGACTCCCGAAACGTACAACGCATATTACGAACCAACGAATAACGAGATATGTATTCCAGGTTGCAACATCATTGTTCCTGGTTTTGACAGCATCCCTGATGACGCAGTGATTTATGCAGTGATTGCCGGCTCCACTTTCGGGCATGAGATTACGCACGGTTTTGACGATGAAGGAAGACAGTATGATGCGGAAGGAAACCTGAAAGGGTGGTGGACAAAAGAAGACAGCGCTAAATTTGCCAAGCGCGCAAATCTTTTAGCATCGCAATACAGCGCATACACGGTGCTCGACAGTTTGCATGTGCGCGGAGAAGCAACGCTTGGTGAAAACATTGCCGACCTTGGCGGAGCAATAATGGGATTTGAAGCATTTAAGAAAACAGAGCAATACAAGCAAAACAAAATCATCAACGGACTCACCCCTGCGCAACGTTACTTTTTAGCATTCGCTTACTCATGGATGTTTCAGCGCACGGATGAAGCCCTGGCGAATCAAATCATGACCAATGTGCATTCGCCCTCGCAGTTTCGCGTGGATGGACCTTTGAGCAACATCAAAGAATTTTACGAAGCGTTTAATATAAAAGCAGGTGATGGAATGTACCGTGACGATTCTGTGAGAGTAGTGATTTGGTAA
- a CDS encoding VOC family protein — protein MDSVSPNIFVKDINKTIDFYRQLGFELITTVPDQGDYVWAMMKCGNVTFMFQTFDSLADGLPAISRHDGGSLLLYIGLKNIRTFFDSIKDKVTVIKGLEKTFYGATEFSITDNNGYVLTFAEDE, from the coding sequence ATGGATAGTGTATCTCCAAACATTTTTGTAAAGGACATTAATAAGACAATTGACTTTTACCGGCAATTAGGATTTGAATTAATAACAACCGTTCCCGACCAAGGCGACTATGTTTGGGCAATGATGAAATGCGGCAATGTTACTTTCATGTTCCAAACTTTTGACAGTTTAGCTGATGGGTTGCCTGCCATCAGCAGACATGACGGTGGATCACTTTTGCTTTATATCGGACTGAAAAACATCAGAACATTTTTTGACAGCATAAAAGATAAAGTGACGGTTATTAAAGGTCTTGAAAAAACATTTTATGGCGCAACTGAATTTTCAATTACAGATAATAACGGATATGTATTAACCTTTGCTGAAGATGAATAA
- a CDS encoding ABC transporter ATP-binding protein — MKKNKVTMMDAFKSFIWPRRKLVLIGLILIVISRAASLVLPGASKYLMDDVIVNKDMHMLKLLLLAVAGSIIVQSVTSFLLTKLLSVEAQHLISLLRVKVQKQILSLPIRYFDNNKSGALVSRIMNDVEGVRNLVGTGLVQLVGGTLTAIVSLVLLIRISPMMTLYVLVPVGIFALIALKAFGTIRPIFKKRGEINANVTGRLTETISGIRVVKGFNAEDQENTAFEKGAALLFENVKKSLTSTALITSASALLLGLASTAIMGIGGYRIMLEQMTFGEFLSFTLYLGFMIAPIVQMSNIGSQLTEAFAGLDRTQEIMNMEPENDESKRTIHLKNIIGNIKYDNVSFAYEEGKEVVRNISFDAPIGSVTALVGTSGSGKSTIASLAASFITPDSGTITIDENDLSKVNLNSYRKYLGVVLQDEFLFEGTIRENILFPRPNASAEQLQKAVIAAYVNEFTDRFEKGLDTLIGERGVKLSGGQRQRIAIARAILADPKIIILDEATSNLDTESEALIQKSLGELMKGRTTFVIAHRLSTIRQATQILVIENGRIEEQGIHQELIDKKGRYFELYTYQARI, encoded by the coding sequence ATGAAGAAAAATAAAGTAACCATGATGGACGCCTTCAAGTCCTTCATCTGGCCGAGGCGGAAACTTGTTTTGATTGGATTAATTTTAATTGTCATCAGCAGAGCGGCAAGTTTGGTGCTGCCCGGAGCAAGCAAATATCTGATGGACGATGTAATTGTCAATAAGGATATGCACATGCTAAAACTTTTGCTGTTGGCGGTGGCGGGTTCAATCATTGTTCAATCCGTAACATCTTTCCTTTTAACAAAACTATTGAGTGTGGAAGCGCAGCATTTAATTTCTCTGCTGAGAGTGAAAGTGCAGAAACAGATTCTTTCTCTCCCCATCCGGTATTTCGATAACAATAAATCGGGCGCGCTCGTCTCAAGAATTATGAATGATGTGGAAGGAGTGAGAAACTTAGTTGGCACAGGGTTGGTGCAACTCGTTGGCGGAACACTTACTGCGATTGTTTCTTTGGTGCTGCTTATCAGAATTAGTCCGATGATGACTTTATATGTTTTAGTTCCCGTTGGAATATTTGCGTTGATCGCCCTGAAAGCTTTCGGCACGATTCGCCCTATCTTTAAAAAAAGAGGTGAAATAAATGCGAACGTAACCGGAAGATTAACCGAAACCATCAGCGGCATCAGAGTAGTAAAAGGATTTAATGCAGAAGATCAGGAAAACACTGCATTCGAAAAAGGAGCAGCGCTTCTTTTTGAGAACGTAAAGAAGTCTCTCACCTCAACTGCCCTTATCACGAGCGCTTCCGCTCTGCTGTTGGGTTTGGCATCCACAGCCATTATGGGAATAGGAGGGTACAGAATTATGCTTGAGCAAATGACCTTTGGAGAGTTTCTTTCTTTCACGCTTTATCTTGGCTTCATGATTGCGCCCATTGTGCAGATGAGCAATATCGGCAGTCAGCTCACAGAAGCGTTTGCGGGATTGGACAGAACGCAGGAAATAATGAACATGGAACCTGAGAACGATGAATCAAAACGAACGATTCACTTAAAAAATATTATCGGAAATATTAAATATGATAACGTGTCATTTGCCTACGAAGAAGGAAAAGAAGTGGTACGCAACATTAGTTTTGATGCGCCTATCGGTTCTGTTACAGCGCTGGTAGGAACATCCGGTTCAGGCAAATCAACCATTGCATCACTGGCTGCATCCTTCATCACCCCGGATTCGGGAACGATAACCATTGATGAAAATGATTTATCGAAAGTGAATTTAAACAGCTACCGGAAATATTTAGGCGTGGTGCTGCAGGATGAATTTTTATTTGAAGGAACCATTAGGGAAAATATTCTTTTCCCGCGACCTAACGCTTCTGCTGAACAATTACAAAAAGCAGTGATAGCAGCGTATGTAAACGAATTTACAGACCGGTTTGAAAAAGGATTAGATACGTTGATTGGCGAAAGAGGTGTAAAACTTTCCGGTGGGCAGCGCCAGCGCATTGCCATTGCACGCGCTATTTTAGCCGACCCTAAAATTATTATTCTGGATGAAGCCACTTCCAATTTAGATACCGAAAGCGAAGCGCTCATCCAAAAAAGTTTGGGTGAACTTATGAAAGGAAGAACCACTTTTGTTATCGCCCATCGTTTAAGCACCATCCGTCAAGCCACACAAATATTAGTGATTGAAAACGGCAGAATAGAGGAACAGGGAATACATCAGGAACTGATAGATAAAAAAGGAAGATACTTTGAGTTGTATACTTATCAGGCGAGGATATGA
- a CDS encoding choice-of-anchor B family protein, which produces MKKLKKIQTDKRHGFKRMLSVCICFNLFASAFSQNLNVTLADQLTYGATALSNICGWKSPIDGKEYALVGAANGLSVVDITNPANVFQVTLVSGPNCTWREIKTLGNYAYVTTECGTIGLQIVDLTNLPATPLPVATWAPTISSTVLKTIHALHIDEAKGKIYLFGSNIANQGALIADIQTTPMAPIYLGKYDNRYIHDGYIRNDTMYACHIYEGDCEVVNVANPAAGVSIGDFATPNNFAHNAWLSADSKTCFTTDEVNDSYLAAFDVSALGNITELDRIQSNPGSNSVVHNTHIINVGGNDFAVTSWYKDGFTIVDAGRPDNLVQVGNYDTAPTASGSGMSNDWGVYPFFPSGTIVASDMANGLFVCSPTYVRASYLEGVVTDCITGNLLSGALVQIVNPPAYSVNSSSDITDGQGKYGVGVVTAGTYTVTVSKQAYISQTFTVSVTSGNVTALNVQLCSLTPPFNYTGNVFDNPTTNGVNGAFVHIQDSSLIWDTITDASGNFTIPNMLGGTYDILIGQWGYITKCFSGINLNSSSGPLSVGLDPGIYDDFSFDFGWTVSGLAANAWERSIPVGTYDAANGGATANPDADVQNDCSDEAFVTDNGGGAVSDHDVDPPGYTILTSPTFNPTAYTDAYVSYYRWFYDAKLNANQPNDTMNIYITNGSTTVLLERMIKSTVGNGTWLHKTFKISTFVTPSANMQIILSTSDAGPGGTIVEGGLDKFFVYDSAASAVNNLAAENGNVTVYPNPSNGRFTVYGLQSPVEFSVYNVMGEKVVELMSAKVKKLNSIPQQLNNSITLDLTSQPSGMYFYKITSGKEIISSGKLMIE; this is translated from the coding sequence ATGAAAAAACTTAAAAAGATTCAAACTGATAAAAGACATGGATTCAAACGGATGTTATCTGTCTGCATCTGTTTTAATCTGTTTGCTTCTGCATTCAGCCAAAACCTCAACGTTACTCTGGCAGACCAGTTAACCTATGGCGCCACAGCCCTTTCCAATATCTGCGGCTGGAAAAGTCCCATTGATGGAAAAGAATACGCACTGGTAGGTGCGGCTAACGGATTATCAGTGGTGGATATAACAAATCCGGCAAATGTTTTTCAGGTCACGCTCGTATCAGGTCCCAACTGCACCTGGCGCGAAATCAAAACGCTTGGCAATTATGCCTACGTTACCACCGAGTGCGGAACCATCGGCTTGCAAATTGTTGACCTCACCAATCTTCCCGCAACCCCGCTTCCCGTTGCCACATGGGCTCCCACCATCAGCAGCACAGTGCTGAAAACAATTCATGCCTTGCATATTGATGAAGCAAAAGGAAAAATTTATTTATTCGGAAGCAACATTGCCAATCAGGGAGCGCTCATCGCTGATATCCAGACAACGCCTATGGCTCCCATTTACCTCGGCAAATATGATAACCGCTACATCCACGATGGGTATATTCGCAACGATACCATGTATGCCTGCCACATTTATGAAGGTGATTGCGAAGTAGTGAATGTGGCAAATCCTGCTGCCGGAGTTTCTATAGGTGATTTTGCTACTCCAAACAATTTTGCGCACAACGCATGGCTTTCTGCCGACAGCAAAACCTGTTTCACCACCGATGAAGTCAACGATTCTTACCTTGCTGCTTTTGATGTATCTGCTCTCGGCAACATTACGGAACTTGACAGAATACAATCCAATCCCGGAAGCAATTCTGTAGTGCACAACACGCACATTATTAATGTGGGAGGAAATGATTTTGCGGTTACTTCATGGTATAAAGATGGCTTCACCATTGTGGATGCCGGAAGGCCGGACAATCTCGTTCAGGTTGGTAATTATGACACAGCGCCCACCGCATCGGGTTCAGGCATGAGTAATGATTGGGGAGTTTATCCCTTCTTTCCATCCGGAACAATTGTAGCTTCTGATATGGCGAATGGTTTATTTGTTTGTTCCCCAACCTATGTCCGCGCAAGTTATCTCGAAGGAGTGGTCACCGATTGCATTACCGGAAATCTTCTCAGCGGTGCGCTGGTGCAGATTGTAAATCCTCCTGCCTACAGTGTTAATTCTTCTTCTGATATTACCGATGGGCAGGGCAAATACGGAGTGGGTGTTGTTACTGCCGGAACGTATACGGTAACAGTTTCTAAACAAGCATATATTTCTCAGACTTTTACAGTTTCTGTTACTTCAGGAAATGTGACTGCGCTTAATGTTCAGCTCTGCTCACTAACCCCTCCTTTCAACTATACAGGAAATGTTTTTGATAATCCTACAACAAACGGAGTGAACGGAGCCTTTGTACACATTCAGGATTCAAGTTTGATTTGGGATACCATCACCGATGCCAGCGGAAACTTTACTATTCCAAACATGCTGGGTGGCACGTATGATATTCTTATCGGTCAGTGGGGCTATATCACTAAATGTTTTTCCGGAATAAATCTTAATTCATCTTCAGGTCCTTTAAGCGTGGGTCTTGACCCCGGCATTTATGACGACTTCAGTTTTGATTTCGGCTGGACAGTTTCAGGATTAGCTGCAAATGCATGGGAGAGAAGCATTCCGGTAGGAACTTATGATGCTGCCAATGGCGGTGCAACGGCAAATCCGGATGCAGATGTACAAAACGATTGCTCTGACGAAGCGTTCGTTACTGATAACGGTGGCGGAGCTGTTTCTGACCACGATGTGGATCCACCGGGATACACCATTCTCACATCGCCAACTTTTAATCCCACTGCTTACACCGATGCCTATGTAAGTTATTACCGCTGGTTCTACGATGCCAAGCTAAACGCCAACCAGCCGAACGATACCATGAACATTTATATTACGAATGGAAGCACCACTGTTCTGCTTGAACGAATGATAAAAAGCACTGTAGGAAACGGAACATGGCTTCATAAAACATTCAAGATATCCACCTTTGTAACTCCCTCTGCTAACATGCAAATAATTCTCAGCACATCAGATGCCGGACCCGGAGGAACTATAGTGGAAGGTGGCTTGGATAAATTCTTTGTCTATGATTCGGCAGCAAGCGCTGTGAATAATTTAGCTGCTGAAAACGGCAATGTTACGGTGTATCCCAATCCTTCTAACGGAAGGTTTACGGTTTACGGTTTACAGTCTCCTGTTGAGTTTTCTGTTTATAATGTGATGGGGGAGAAAGTTGTTGAGTTGATGAGTGCAAAAGTTAAGAAGTTAAACTCAATCCCTCAACAACTCAATAACTCAATAACTCTTGATTTAACTTCTCAGCCCAGCGGAATGTATTTCTACAAAATAACCTCAGGCAAAGAGATTATTTCTTCAGGGAAATTAATGATAGAGTAG